A region from the Pempheris klunzingeri isolate RE-2024b chromosome 17, fPemKlu1.hap1, whole genome shotgun sequence genome encodes:
- the itga2b gene encoding integrin alpha-IIb: MCVFRCVCVLLCVSVCVCLNLLDEAVTFSGPSGSQFGFSVDFHTSSNRSCVVIGAPKANTSQSGVTEGGAVFLCPWSPEGGACDIINFDLEGDEEYSSSGLIVHTFKSHQRFGASVRSVSNTHLLACAALFHWNTEGRGAESGRTPVGNCLLLDQRTGSSTPFSPCRRVMMEDDYRRMNNRNDQRYCEVGFSADITKDGRLLLGAPGSFYFQGQVFTVGVSDIIHSGQSSALVHHVAGITQSEERGGYDLYRGYSVASGLLTGDSTPDYVVGAPNDRNTAGTVQIYNGRSGGSLRVHHTFQGAQVASYFGHSVAVADVNNDGLDDVLIGAPLFMDRVSEQLQERGQVVLYLQRRHTPFPSQPDQSLIGSSLYGRFGSALAVLGDLDMDGYQDMAVGAPWSGDSGQGQVFIYLGNSNGLSARPSQVIDSPLPSSRTAFGFTLRGGADVDGNGYPDLLVGAWAADRAFVYRSRAVIQSRVSLSLLPDFLNPDVKLCLQENTPVSCFSIQMCVYVSGHRIPRETALGVELQLDRMKQSMARRTLLLATNQPLEMMTLMVQRDVGVACINQTAYLRSEEEIQDKLSPIFITVNISLLNHTQHALLHGRTHAAAQTRIILDCGDDNICVPDLKLKAEPVSDSVLVGEDQSVMLSVSAENGGEGAYEAELVVQIPKHTHFQSSQGVNKLVCVQRKENQTVIVTCDLGNPMRPGHPLQTSLLFSVGHLEEVESHITFNLRIRSKNQVSPSSNEVSVEVQVRAEASLEVRGASSPTEVVLPLPDWQPAEQPGSLEEVGLLVEHVYELRNQGPSTVNARLTVDFPSTWGHHFLLYVFSNASEESLSCRSLNASQIDPFKLLGNSSSIPTVSQLIQQEETNSRTVHVNCSSSDTGCVRFVCDVTALGRGFSAVVRISARLWTHTLTQTRYLNYELVSSASYDVINSSSRVQPLLLPSGHTQTQLSVWWRPPDGEKDVPIGYIVLSIMCGLLLLGMLCFVFWKLGFFNRTRPPSDDDDDDEEQQMADEGHMTE, encoded by the exons atgtgtgtattcaggtgtgtgtgtgtgctgctgtgtgtgagtgtgtgtgtgtgtctgaacctGTTGGATGAAGCAGTGACGTTCAGCGGACCGTCAGGAAGTCAGTTTGGCTTCTCTGTCGACTTTCACACCTCCAGCAACAG GTCATGCGTTGTGATTGGAGCTCCTAAAGCCAACACCAGCCAATCAGGAGTGACGGAGGGCGGGGCTGTGTTCCTCTGTCCCTGGTCACCTGAAGGCGGAGCCTGTGACATCATCAACTTTGACCTGGAAG GTGATGAAGAGTACAGCAGCTCAGGGTTGATCGTTCACACCTTTAAGAGTCATCAGAGGTTTGGAGCCTCAGTCCGATCAGTCAgcaacacacacctgctg GCGTGTGCGGCGCTCTTTCATTGGAACACTGAGGGGCGAGGGGCGGAGTCAGGGAGAACACCTGTAGGGAACTGCCTTCTATTGGACCAGAGGACTGGAAGCTCCACCCCCTTCTCCCCCTGCAGGAGGGTCATGATGGAGGACGACTACCGCCGCATGAACAACA GAAACGACCAGCGCTACTGTGAGGTTGGCTTCAGCGCTGACATCACCAAG gACGGCCGGCTGCTGTTGGGGGCTCCAGGAAGTTTTTATTTCCAGG GTCAGGTCTTCACCGTGGGTGTGAGTGACATCATCCACAGTGGACAGAGCAGCGCTCTGGTACATCATGTAGCTGGCATCACCCAatcagaggagagggggggttATGACCTTTACCGTG gttaCTCTGTGGCCAGTGGTCTGCTGACTGGAGACTCCACACCAG attatgTGGTTGGTGCTccaaatgacagaaacacagcaggaaca gTGCAGATCTACAATGGCCGTAGTGGTGGATCACTGAGAGTCCACCACACCTTCCAGGGAGCTCAG GTGGCGTCATACTTTGGACACAGCGTGGCTGTAGCTGACGTCAACAATGACGG tttagATGACGTGTTGATCGGGGCTCCTCTCTTCATGGACAGAGTGTCAGAGCAACTGCAGGAGAGGGGACAG GTGGTTTTGTACTTGCAGAGAAGACACACCCCCTTCCCCTCTCAACCTGACCAATCGCTGATCGGCTCCTCGCTGTACGGGCGGTTTGGCTCTGCTCTCGCTGTGCTGGGCGACCTGGACATGGATGGTTACCAGG ACATGGCCGTCGGCGCCCCCTGGTCAGGTGACAGTGGGCAAGGCCAGGTGTTCATCTACCTGGGCAACAGTAACGGTCTATCAGCCAGGCCCTCCCAGGTGATTGACAGCCCATTGCCTAGCAGCAGGACAGCCTTCGGCTTTACTCTGAGGGGTGGTGCTGATGTTGACGGGAATGGATACCCAG ACCTGCTGGTTGGAGCGTGGGCCGCAGACCGAGCTTTCGTCTACAG gTCCCGGGCGGTGATCCAGTCCcgcgtttctctctctctgctaccGGACTTCCTTAATCCGGACGTCAAACTATGCCTTCAAGAAAACACACCTGTGTCCTg TTTTAGCATCCAGATGTGCGTCTATGTGTCTGGTCACAGAATCCCACGGGAGACAG CACTGGGGGTGGAGCTACAGCTGGATAGGATGAAACAGTCAATGGCAAGACGGACTCTGCTGCTGGCGACCAATCAGCCGCTGGAAATGATGACTCTGATGGTTCAGAGGGACGTGGGCGTCGCCTGTATAAATCAGACTGCCTACCTGAGG tctgaaGAGGAAATTCAGGATAAGTTGAGTCCAATCTTCATAACTGTCAACATCAGCCTCCTCAACCATACCCAGCATGCTTTGCTGCATGGAAGGACCCACGCCGCAGCACAG acCAGGATCATTCTGGACTGTGGTGACGACAACATCTGTGTCCCTGACCTGAAGCTGAAGGCTGAGCC tgtgtcagacaGTGTGCTGGTCGGTGAGGATCAGTCAGTGATGTTGTCTGTGTCGGCAGAGAACGGTGGTGAGGGAGCATACGAGGCTGAGTTGGTGGTCCAaatccccaaacacacacacttccagagCAGTCAG GGTGTGAACaaactggtgtgtgttcagaggaaagaaaaccAGACTGTTATAGTGACCTGTGACCTCGGGAACCCCATGAGACCAGGACaccct CTGCAGACAAGTCTTCTGTTCAGTGTCGGTCAtttggaggaggtggagagtcACATCACCTTTAATCTCAGAATCAGGAG taaGAACCAGGTGAGTCCGAGCAGTAACGAGGTGTCAGTGGAGGTTCAGGTGAGGGCTGAGGCGTCGCTGGAGGTCAGAGG AGCCTCCTCCCCCACTGAGGTGGTCCTGCCACTCCCTGATTGGCAGCCTGCAGAGCAACCTGGCAGTTTAGAGGAAGTCGGTCTGCTGGTAGAACATGTTTATGAG TTGAGGAACCAGGGTCCCAGCACCGTCAATGCCCGGCTGACAGTGGACTTCCCATCCACCTGGggacatcacttcctgctctATGTCTTCTCCAACGCCTCAGAAGAATCACTGAGCTGCAGGAGCCTGAATGCATCGCAGATAGACCCCTTCAAG ctccttggTAACTCCTCCAGCATTCCTACAGTTTCTCAGTTGATCCAGCAGGAGGAGACAAACAGCCGCACAGTCCATGTG aactgcagcagcagtgacacgGGGTGTGTCAGGTTCGTATGTGACGTCACTGCGTTGGGGCGGGGCTTCAGCGCTGTGGTCCGAATCTCAGCCcgactgtggacacacacacttacacag ACTCGCTACCTGAACTATGAGCTGGTGTCGTCCGCTTCCTATGATGTCATCAACTCATCATCGAGGGTccaaccactgctgctgcccagtggacacacacag actcaGCTCAGTGTGTGGTGGCGTCCTCCTGATGGAGAAAAAGACGTTCCTATTGGCTACATCGTCCTGTCAATCATGtgtggcctcctcctcctgggcATGCTCTGTTTCGTCTTCTGGAAG ctgggCTTCTTTAACCGTACCCGCCCCcccagtgatgatgatgatgatgatgaagagcagcagatgGCTGATGAGGGTCACATGACAGAATGA